The Chryseobacterium geocarposphaerae genome has a window encoding:
- a CDS encoding phosphopantetheine-binding protein, which produces MEREKIIAIANDFLINEFEVDGDEISNEANLKKTLGLDSLDYIDLVVVIESNFGVKLGEADFKQMVTFDDFYTTIENKIAEKNA; this is translated from the coding sequence ATGGAAAGAGAAAAAATTATTGCTATAGCAAATGATTTTTTGATTAATGAATTTGAAGTCGACGGAGATGAGATCAGCAACGAGGCTAATCTTAAGAAAACTCTTGGTTTAGACAGTTTGGATTATATAGATCTTGTAGTGGTTATAGAATCTAATTTCGGGGTGAAATTAGGCGAGGCAGACTTTAAGCAAATGGTAACATTTGATGATTTCTACACAACCATCGAAAATAAAATCGCTGAAAAAAACGCATAA
- a CDS encoding phytoene desaturase family protein, whose protein sequence is MKKEFDILVIGSGLGGLVSALILAKEGQKVCVLEKNNQFGGNLQTFSRDKLIFDTGVHYIGGLSEGQNLNRFFSYLEIMDELQLHKMNEDGYDKITFGEDGTEYPHAQGYENFVNQLAHFFPEERQNLETYCQEIQEICNYFPRYNVVGKDNYNEEILHLNTRRFIESITSNKKLQSVFLGSNFLYAGDSENTPFYVHALTVNSYIQSAYKCIKGGSQISKLLVKKLREYGAEIHRHSEVSEMIFNEGNILTSVKIKSGKEYFAKKFISNIEIRSLIALIGKERLKKSFLNRVLSWEPVSSCFSVYLVLKPNSVPNYDYNIYHYSSEELVWNAHRYEKNSWPETYMLSTTPSKHHPEFAESLTAISYMDFDEVKDWEKTFNTVADEHERGQLYEQFKFEKAEKMIAALEKKIPDLKQSIKKVYTSSPLSYRDYIGSFNGNMYGYAKTSENPLKTMVSPRTKINNLFLTGQSVNMHGILGCTIGAFNTCAEILGKEVVDERLTQMTNKK, encoded by the coding sequence TTGAAAAAAGAATTTGACATACTTGTGATCGGAAGCGGATTGGGAGGTCTTGTTTCGGCTCTTATTCTGGCTAAAGAAGGGCAGAAAGTGTGTGTGTTGGAAAAAAATAATCAGTTTGGAGGAAATTTGCAAACCTTTTCGAGGGACAAACTAATCTTTGATACCGGTGTTCATTATATCGGTGGACTTTCAGAAGGTCAGAATCTTAACCGCTTTTTCTCGTATCTGGAAATTATGGATGAACTCCAGCTTCATAAAATGAATGAAGATGGATATGATAAAATTACCTTTGGAGAAGATGGAACGGAATATCCTCATGCACAGGGCTACGAAAATTTTGTCAACCAATTGGCTCATTTTTTTCCTGAAGAAAGACAGAATTTGGAGACGTATTGTCAGGAAATCCAGGAAATCTGTAATTATTTTCCAAGATATAATGTCGTAGGAAAAGACAATTACAACGAGGAAATTCTCCACTTAAATACAAGAAGGTTTATAGAATCTATAACTTCGAATAAAAAGTTGCAGTCGGTATTCCTCGGATCTAATTTTCTTTATGCCGGAGATTCCGAAAATACTCCTTTTTATGTACATGCATTGACGGTGAATTCCTATATCCAAAGCGCTTATAAATGTATTAAAGGAGGCAGCCAGATTTCAAAGCTTTTGGTGAAAAAACTCCGTGAATACGGTGCCGAAATTCATCGGCATTCTGAAGTTTCTGAAATGATTTTTAATGAAGGCAATATTTTAACTTCAGTGAAGATAAAATCAGGAAAAGAATATTTTGCTAAAAAATTTATTTCGAATATTGAAATCCGGTCACTGATTGCATTAATTGGAAAAGAACGGCTGAAAAAATCTTTTTTAAACCGTGTTCTGAGTTGGGAACCGGTTTCTTCTTGTTTCAGCGTGTATTTGGTACTTAAGCCTAATTCAGTTCCAAACTATGATTATAATATTTACCACTATTCATCAGAAGAACTGGTTTGGAATGCCCATCGATATGAGAAAAATTCATGGCCGGAAACCTATATGCTTTCCACAACACCATCTAAACATCATCCTGAATTTGCAGAAAGTTTAACTGCAATTTCCTATATGGATTTTGATGAGGTAAAAGATTGGGAAAAAACTTTCAATACAGTTGCGGACGAACATGAAAGAGGACAATTGTATGAACAATTTAAGTTTGAAAAGGCAGAAAAGATGATTGCAGCTCTCGAAAAAAAGATCCCTGACTTAAAGCAATCCATAAAAAAAGTGTATACTTCTTCTCCTTTATCTTATCGGGATTACATCGGAAGTTTTAACGGTAATATGTACGGATATGCAAAGACCTCAGAAAATCCTTTAAAGACAATGGTGTCTCCAAGGACGAAGATCAACAACCTCTTTCTTACTGGACAATCTGTCAATATGCACGGAATTTTGGGCTGTACAATCGGTGCTTTCAATACCTGCGCTGAGATTTTAGGGAAAGAGGTAGTTGATGAAAGATTAACACAAATGACTAATAAAAAGTGA
- a CDS encoding DUF2062 domain-containing protein, with product MTLPEVQNAIAEKKICVLIPTYNNEKTLKRVIDGVLEYTENIIIVNDGSTDSTKEILSQYPQIDVINLPENRGKGNGLKTGFRKAKKSGYNYAITIDSDGQHYPDDIPVFVEALHNEREDVLLIGNRNMSQDGIPKKSNFGNRFSNFWFWFETGIKLEDTQSGYRLYPLHRIPKKYFTPKFEFEIEIIVRTAWRHVQVKNVPVKVLYDPAERVSHFRPFKDFTRISILNTILVTITLLYIIPRNFVNNFKKKSFKRFIKEDVLESDGSNRTKAFSIALGVFIGLSPFWGFQTLLVISLAVLFKLNKVLAFVASNVSLPPFIPFIIAASLFLGAPFVSGNSDIFSQELNFDLVKNNLLQYVIGSMILASTASVISGIATFLFLNRVSPEIS from the coding sequence ATGACCCTGCCTGAAGTACAAAATGCAATCGCTGAAAAAAAGATCTGCGTTTTAATTCCTACTTACAATAATGAAAAAACTCTGAAAAGAGTGATCGACGGTGTTTTAGAATACACAGAAAATATCATTATTGTCAACGACGGCTCTACCGATTCCACAAAGGAGATTTTAAGCCAATATCCTCAAATTGACGTCATCAACTTGCCTGAGAACAGAGGAAAAGGAAACGGCTTGAAAACCGGCTTCAGAAAGGCTAAGAAATCAGGTTATAACTATGCGATAACGATTGATTCCGACGGACAGCATTATCCCGATGATATTCCTGTTTTTGTAGAAGCTTTGCATAATGAAAGGGAAGATGTTTTATTAATTGGAAACCGAAACATGTCTCAGGACGGAATTCCAAAGAAAAGCAACTTTGGAAACCGTTTTTCTAACTTTTGGTTCTGGTTTGAGACAGGAATTAAGCTTGAAGATACGCAATCCGGTTACCGACTGTATCCTTTACACAGAATTCCTAAAAAATATTTTACCCCGAAATTCGAATTCGAGATTGAAATTATTGTACGGACAGCGTGGCGACACGTTCAAGTGAAAAATGTTCCCGTAAAAGTTCTGTACGATCCTGCGGAAAGGGTTTCTCATTTCAGGCCTTTTAAAGATTTTACGAGGATCAGCATTCTTAATACCATCTTGGTAACGATCACTTTGCTTTACATTATTCCGCGAAATTTCGTGAATAATTTCAAAAAAAAAAGCTTTAAAAGATTCATCAAAGAAGATGTTTTAGAAAGCGACGGAAGCAACCGTACAAAGGCTTTTTCAATTGCTCTGGGTGTTTTTATAGGACTATCTCCTTTCTGGGGATTTCAGACCTTACTGGTAATTTCTTTAGCCGTTCTTTTTAAACTGAATAAAGTATTGGCTTTTGTGGCTTCCAATGTGAGCTTACCTCCGTTTATTCCTTTTATTATTGCGGCTTCATTGTTTTTAGGAGCTCCGTTTGTGAGTGGAAACAGCGATATTTTTAGTCAGGAACTGAATTTCGATCTGGTGAAAAACAATCTTCTTCAATATGTGATCGGAAGTATGATCTTAGCAAGTACAGCTTCGGTTATTTCTGGTATTGCAACGTTTTTGTTTTTGAACCGGGTAAGTCCGGAGATTAGCTGA
- a CDS encoding LolA family protein, with the protein MIKNIAFLAYLLVSSFFFAQNTAMSGAEAKTFVTKISSETKQIKTLQSDFTQTKKMDFLDKNIVTYGKMSLKSPNILSWKYTKPYQYSIVFKDNKIFINDQGKKSSVDAKSKTFEKINKLIVGSSNGQMFNDPEFSVTYLKNANFNIAKFTPKSSQLLKYIKQIELSFPKGQSTVSQVNMTEASGDTTNIVFKNTKINAPIAASEFSL; encoded by the coding sequence ATGATTAAAAATATTGCTTTCCTCGCCTATTTATTAGTTTCCAGCTTCTTTTTTGCACAAAATACAGCAATGTCGGGAGCAGAAGCAAAGACATTTGTCACTAAAATTTCGTCGGAAACCAAACAGATCAAAACACTACAAAGCGATTTTACCCAAACCAAAAAAATGGACTTTTTGGATAAAAACATCGTAACCTACGGAAAAATGTCTTTAAAATCACCTAATATATTGAGCTGGAAGTATACAAAGCCTTATCAGTATAGCATTGTTTTCAAGGACAATAAAATTTTCATCAATGATCAGGGGAAAAAATCTTCCGTTGATGCGAAAAGTAAAACATTTGAGAAAATCAATAAACTGATTGTTGGAAGTTCAAACGGACAAATGTTTAATGATCCTGAATTTTCTGTAACGTATCTGAAAAATGCCAATTTTAATATTGCAAAATTTACTCCGAAATCATCTCAATTGCTGAAATATATTAAGCAGATCGAATTGAGTTTTCCGAAAGGACAATCAACGGTTTCGCAGGTTAACATGACGGAAGCTTCGGGAGATACAACGAATATTGTTTTCAAAAACACCAAGATCAATGCGCCGATTGCTGCTTCAGAATTCAGTTTATAG
- a CDS encoding beta-ketoacyl-[acyl-carrier-protein] synthase family protein encodes MENRVVITGMGIYSCIGTSLEEVRESLYQGKSGIVLDEGRKEFGFRSGLTGVVPKPDLKNLLSRRQRVSMGEESEYAYLATIDALKQANLDQDFLDAYEVGILYGNDSVSQAVVESIDIAREKKDTTLMGSGAIFKSMNSTVTMNLSTIFKLRGINLTISAACASGSHSLGLAYMMIKNGFQDMIVCGGAQETNKYSMASFDGLGVFSVRENEPSKASRPFDKDRDGLIPSGGAASLIVESLELAQKRGANIIAEIVGYGFSSNGGHISTPNVDGPALAMNRALKQSGLNAKDIDYINAHATSTPIGDANEARAIHEIFGNEVPVSSTKSMTGHECWMAGASEVIYSILMMQNDFIAPNINLETPDEDAQKINLISKTKSQKIDVFLSNSFGFGGTNSALIVKKFD; translated from the coding sequence ATGGAAAATAGGGTTGTAATTACCGGAATGGGAATTTATTCTTGCATCGGAACCTCTCTGGAAGAAGTAAGAGAATCCCTATATCAAGGTAAATCCGGAATTGTTTTAGATGAAGGAAGAAAAGAATTCGGGTTCAGATCAGGGCTTACAGGAGTTGTTCCGAAACCGGATCTGAAAAATCTTTTGAGCCGTAGACAGCGTGTAAGTATGGGCGAGGAAAGCGAATATGCTTATCTTGCGACCATTGATGCACTTAAACAGGCAAATTTGGATCAGGATTTTCTGGATGCCTATGAAGTTGGGATCTTATACGGAAACGACAGTGTTTCTCAGGCTGTTGTAGAATCTATTGACATTGCAAGAGAAAAAAAAGATACAACCTTGATGGGTTCAGGTGCGATTTTCAAATCGATGAATTCAACAGTAACGATGAATCTTTCCACGATTTTTAAACTAAGAGGAATCAATTTAACCATCAGTGCAGCTTGTGCAAGCGGTTCCCATTCTTTGGGATTGGCTTATATGATGATCAAAAATGGTTTCCAGGACATGATAGTTTGCGGAGGAGCGCAGGAAACCAATAAATATTCAATGGCAAGCTTTGACGGATTGGGTGTTTTTTCTGTAAGAGAAAATGAACCTTCAAAAGCATCAAGGCCTTTTGATAAAGACAGAGACGGCTTAATTCCGAGTGGTGGAGCGGCTTCTTTAATTGTTGAAAGTTTAGAATTGGCACAGAAAAGAGGTGCCAATATCATCGCTGAAATCGTTGGATACGGTTTTTCTTCAAACGGAGGTCATATCTCAACACCAAATGTTGACGGACCGGCTTTAGCAATGAATAGAGCCCTTAAACAATCAGGATTAAACGCAAAAGATATTGATTATATTAATGCTCATGCGACTTCTACGCCTATTGGAGACGCTAATGAAGCACGGGCTATTCACGAAATTTTCGGAAATGAAGTTCCTGTGAGTTCTACCAAATCAATGACGGGGCATGAATGCTGGATGGCGGGTGCAAGTGAAGTGATTTACTCTATTCTGATGATGCAGAATGATTTCATCGCTCCTAACATCAATCTGGAAACGCCTGATGAAGACGCTCAAAAGATAAATCTGATCTCCAAAACAAAAAGTCAAAAAATTGATGTATTTTTGTCGAATTCTTTCGGATTTGGGGGAACCAATTCCGCATTAATAGTTAAAAAATTTGATTAA
- a CDS encoding LpxL/LpxP family acyltransferase → MNKWKGKSKGTILGYKIFVWCIRNIGIRNSYVVLYFVAAYYFLFLKKSNRYISYYFHKRLHYSSLKTKLSVFRSYFTFGQVLIDKTAISAGLREKYTYEFDGVENLKNLLAEKKGGVLISAHIGNFEIAEHFFADIDFDCQINLVTTDQEVTVIKEYLESVAVNKSSIKFIYVKEDMSHIFDINEALSKNELICFTGDRYFEGSKYLEGELLGKTAKFPAGPFLIASRLGVPVVYVYVMKEKNLHYHLYARVAQNIRKRDAQGLLNSYTQNLESMLKKYPLQWFNYFDFWDDID, encoded by the coding sequence ATGAACAAATGGAAAGGTAAATCTAAAGGCACTATTTTAGGATATAAAATATTCGTCTGGTGCATTAGAAATATCGGGATCCGGAATTCATATGTTGTTTTATATTTTGTTGCTGCCTATTATTTTTTATTTCTTAAAAAAAGCAATAGATATATTTCTTACTATTTTCATAAAAGATTACATTATAGTTCTTTAAAAACGAAACTGTCTGTTTTCAGGAGTTACTTCACATTCGGTCAGGTTCTGATTGATAAAACGGCAATTTCTGCTGGTCTTAGAGAAAAATATACATACGAATTTGATGGCGTTGAAAATCTTAAAAATCTCTTAGCAGAAAAAAAAGGAGGAGTTCTTATCAGTGCTCACATTGGGAATTTTGAAATTGCTGAACATTTTTTTGCAGATATTGATTTTGATTGTCAGATCAATTTGGTGACTACAGATCAGGAAGTTACGGTGATCAAAGAATACCTTGAAAGTGTAGCCGTTAATAAAAGTTCCATTAAGTTCATTTATGTGAAAGAAGATATGTCTCATATTTTCGATATTAATGAAGCTTTGTCTAAGAATGAACTGATTTGCTTCACCGGGGATCGTTACTTTGAAGGCTCAAAATATCTGGAGGGAGAGTTGCTTGGTAAAACAGCTAAATTTCCGGCAGGTCCGTTCCTTATTGCTTCCAGACTGGGAGTTCCGGTTGTTTATGTCTATGTAATGAAAGAAAAGAATCTTCATTATCATTTATATGCAAGAGTAGCTCAGAATATCAGAAAGCGCGATGCACAGGGACTTTTAAATTCCTATACCCAAAATCTTGAATCGATGTTGAAAAAATATCCTTTACAATGGTTCAATTACTTTGATTTTTGGGATGATATTGATTAA
- a CDS encoding 3-hydroxyacyl-ACP dehydratase, with the protein MQTILADFYTLQSYEQAENGSYIANISLNKDHDIFKGHFPGNPVTPGVCMMQIVKELSEEFTGSPLFLKTASNVKFMAIINPFETPDLKLQLDITQTEEEVKVKNTTSFGETIALKMSVNYQKTAK; encoded by the coding sequence ATGCAGACTATCCTCGCAGACTTTTATACTTTACAATCATACGAACAGGCGGAAAACGGAAGTTATATTGCCAACATTTCCCTTAATAAAGATCATGATATTTTCAAGGGACATTTCCCGGGAAATCCTGTGACACCGGGAGTTTGCATGATGCAGATCGTAAAAGAACTTTCTGAAGAATTCACCGGGTCGCCTTTATTTTTAAAAACAGCATCCAACGTGAAATTTATGGCGATCATTAACCCGTTTGAAACACCGGACCTGAAACTGCAACTCGATATCACTCAGACCGAAGAAGAAGTGAAAGTGAAAAATACGACATCTTTTGGCGAGACTATTGCATTAAAAATGTCAGTAAACTACCAAAAAACAGCAAAATGA
- a CDS encoding outer membrane beta-barrel protein, with product MKKIIFLFIILISSLSFAQVTFTPGIRGGANFAKFTENDGGLYNWFEASDEYWANEEKVKTSYIADFYVGVFGNIRISKLYALQPEINYSRQGSIMKTSTQEVKSELSYLSLQAVNKFYFHNFNLHAGLSIDILISDKNFDPYNKKNTDLGVLVGLGYDITKNFGIEARFKKGLISQIKTTSEDHTNLLFQTGIYYTFNTKK from the coding sequence ATGAAAAAAATAATATTTTTATTCATTATACTGATTTCAAGTTTATCATTTGCGCAGGTTACTTTCACTCCGGGAATAAGAGGAGGAGCTAATTTCGCTAAGTTTACAGAAAATGATGGTGGACTTTACAACTGGTTTGAAGCAAGTGATGAGTATTGGGCCAATGAAGAAAAAGTAAAAACAAGCTATATTGCAGATTTTTATGTGGGAGTATTCGGCAACATTCGCATTTCTAAACTGTATGCTTTGCAGCCGGAAATCAATTACTCCAGACAAGGAAGCATTATGAAAACGAGTACTCAGGAAGTGAAGTCTGAGCTTTCCTATCTTTCACTTCAGGCAGTTAACAAATTTTATTTTCATAATTTTAACTTGCATGCTGGTCTCAGTATAGATATTTTGATCAGTGATAAAAATTTTGATCCTTACAATAAAAAGAATACAGATCTTGGAGTTCTGGTAGGTCTGGGATACGATATTACCAAAAATTTTGGTATTGAAGCCAGATTTAAAAAAGGACTGATTTCCCAGATAAAAACAACGAGTGAAGATCATACCAATTTACTTTTCCAGACAGGAATTTACTATACTTTTAACACGAAAAAATAA
- a CDS encoding polysaccharide deacetylase family protein, with product MKHYPFILFYLFCNVFIYAFHGGFWVYLFCFLMFSAVVVWGSFDIELGYFVNSITHKRTKIKEIALTFDDGPTEFTPKFLDILKENNVKATFFCIGKQIEKYPEIFQRIVAEGHTIGNHTFSHSNATGFLSTSKMVEEIEKCDDIMLKIGNLKTSLYRPPFGVTNPNIAKAIKKTHKKSIGWNVRSLDTITEDEKKIYRKVTKGLKKGSIILLHDTSKKTYNVLVDLLVFLKDKNYSTFTVDSMIKNQKND from the coding sequence ATGAAACATTATCCATTTATTCTATTTTATCTTTTCTGCAACGTTTTTATTTATGCGTTTCACGGAGGTTTTTGGGTGTATTTATTTTGTTTTTTGATGTTTTCCGCAGTTGTTGTTTGGGGTTCTTTTGATATTGAATTAGGATATTTTGTCAACAGCATTACGCATAAAAGAACGAAAATCAAGGAAATAGCATTAACTTTTGATGATGGTCCTACTGAATTTACCCCAAAGTTTTTGGATATTCTAAAAGAAAATAATGTAAAAGCAACATTTTTCTGCATCGGAAAACAGATTGAAAAATATCCGGAAATCTTTCAAAGAATTGTTGCAGAAGGTCATACGATCGGAAATCACACTTTTTCACATTCGAACGCGACAGGTTTTTTATCGACTTCAAAAATGGTTGAAGAGATTGAAAAATGTGATGACATCATGTTGAAAATTGGAAATTTAAAAACCAGTTTATATCGTCCGCCTTTCGGAGTTACCAATCCGAATATTGCAAAAGCCATCAAAAAAACTCACAAAAAAAGTATCGGATGGAATGTTCGTTCCTTAGACACAATTACAGAAGATGAGAAAAAAATTTACCGAAAAGTTACTAAGGGGTTAAAAAAAGGAAGCATTATTCTTCTTCATGATACTTCAAAAAAAACGTATAATGTTTTGGTGGATTTATTAGTATTTTTGAAAGATAAAAATTATTCAACTTTTACGGTTGATTCAATGATAAAAAATCAAAAAAATGATTAA
- a CDS encoding C45 family autoproteolytic acyltransferase/hydolase has translation MLIFLALNFSLILTSCGIRKSIKHVPDVKQYSIEIPKVNRINDSTFSFNQNYLTKNKQQLWELYIKGNPLQLGYNNGALTQSLMQKQEEIFFSKVEGFVPSKFKQNLLRGFLKWYNRKMYLNVREDYQAELYGLSQYSSDKYDFIAPKFLRSMYLHGAHDIGHAMQDLMVVGCTSLAVWNENTEDGDLLIGRNFDFYVGDDFAKNKLIEFVEPEEGFPFMSVSWPGMIGVVSGMNKEGITVTINAGKSKIPLTAKTPISLVTREILQYAKNIDEAIAIAKKRKVFVSESILVGSANDKNAVIIEVSPDNFGVYKVENTSRVFCTNHFQSDAYKNDKRNQKHITESHSKYRYEKLQELLQENKLNPEKMAAILRNKSGLKGEKIGYGNEKAINQLLAHHAVIFSPQKKLVWVSSNPYQLGEFVCYDLNEIFSDKRLKSGEFANSNLNIAKDPFVDSKEFENYEEYKFASSEVNHATDDKDVMLTDDFLPYYQSLNPDFWLVYYQSGKYYFNKKEYSKAKTEFEKALNKEITTIPDKENVERYLKKTLRKLR, from the coding sequence ATGTTAATTTTTCTAGCCCTAAACTTTAGCCTTATCCTCACATCTTGTGGAATAAGAAAATCCATCAAACATGTTCCCGATGTAAAACAATATTCGATTGAAATTCCGAAAGTCAACAGAATCAATGATTCTACTTTTAGTTTTAATCAGAATTATTTAACTAAAAATAAACAGCAGCTTTGGGAATTGTATATTAAAGGAAATCCGTTACAACTGGGTTATAATAACGGAGCTTTGACACAGAGTCTGATGCAGAAGCAGGAAGAAATTTTCTTTTCAAAAGTGGAAGGTTTTGTACCGTCAAAGTTTAAGCAAAATTTATTGCGCGGTTTTCTAAAATGGTATAACCGGAAAATGTATTTGAATGTCCGTGAAGATTATCAGGCAGAATTGTACGGTCTATCTCAGTATTCGTCGGATAAATATGATTTTATTGCTCCGAAATTTTTGAGAAGTATGTATTTGCACGGAGCTCATGATATTGGTCACGCGATGCAAGATCTGATGGTAGTTGGCTGTACTTCTCTCGCGGTTTGGAATGAAAATACAGAGGATGGAGATCTGCTGATCGGTAGAAATTTTGACTTTTACGTAGGCGATGATTTTGCTAAAAATAAATTGATTGAATTTGTAGAGCCGGAAGAAGGATTTCCTTTTATGTCCGTAAGCTGGCCGGGAATGATCGGTGTTGTTTCGGGAATGAATAAGGAAGGAATTACGGTGACGATCAATGCCGGAAAATCTAAAATTCCGTTGACGGCAAAAACGCCGATTTCTCTGGTAACAAGAGAGATTTTACAATACGCCAAAAACATTGATGAAGCGATTGCCATTGCCAAAAAGCGGAAAGTTTTCGTTTCAGAATCGATTTTGGTGGGAAGCGCGAATGATAAGAATGCGGTAATTATTGAAGTCTCTCCGGATAATTTTGGAGTGTACAAAGTGGAAAATACAAGCCGTGTTTTTTGTACGAATCATTTCCAGTCGGATGCTTACAAAAATGACAAGAGAAATCAGAAGCATATTACAGAAAGCCATTCTAAATATCGTTATGAAAAATTACAGGAGCTTTTGCAGGAGAATAAACTTAATCCTGAGAAAATGGCTGCGATTTTAAGAAATAAATCAGGCTTGAAAGGAGAAAAGATCGGTTATGGAAACGAAAAGGCGATCAACCAACTTTTAGCGCATCACGCGGTGATTTTTTCGCCTCAGAAAAAGCTGGTTTGGGTGTCTTCAAATCCGTATCAGTTGGGAGAGTTTGTCTGTTATGACCTTAATGAGATTTTTTCCGACAAAAGATTGAAGAGCGGAGAGTTTGCAAATTCAAACTTAAACATAGCAAAAGATCCTTTCGTAGATTCTAAGGAATTTGAAAACTATGAAGAGTATAAATTTGCCAGCTCTGAAGTGAATCATGCAACTGATGATAAAGATGTAATGCTTACGGATGATTTTCTGCCTTATTACCAGTCTTTAAATCCTGATTTTTGGCTGGTGTATTATCAATCCGGAAAATATTATTTTAATAAAAAAGAATATTCCAAAGCAAAAACAGAATTTGAAAAAGCTTTGAATAAAGAGATTACAACCATTCCAGATAAAGAAAATGTGGAAAGATATTTGAAGAAAACGTTAAGGAAATTGAGGTAG
- a CDS encoding beta-ketoacyl synthase N-terminal-like domain-containing protein, translated as MSAVYINSAACISVQDTLNENFFHNLKPENSSQVLKTIEPNYKEFIPPAASRRMSKTVKMSSVASQYALKEAGIENPDAIIVGTGMGCSQDSEKFLKNVIDNHEEFLTPTYFIQSTHNTVAGQIALGLQCHAYNFTYVNTSSSLEFSFLDAKLQINDGEAENILAGSTDEQTDRTMELYKLNKTIKKEENLPVDYLNSTTDGVIWGEGASFFVLGKDKTESSYAQLKDIQISSRLDLDETQQFIEDFLVKNRLTSNDIDAVILGFSGDAKSDVYYTKSMNLFENSALLYYKHLSGEFNTASGFSTFMACHILKNQEIPEVMMINSVKKEKVKNILLYNHLGGNDHSLVLLGRV; from the coding sequence ATGAGTGCAGTTTACATCAACAGTGCAGCCTGCATCTCGGTTCAGGACACTTTAAATGAAAATTTTTTCCATAATCTTAAGCCTGAAAATTCATCTCAGGTTCTAAAAACTATTGAACCTAATTACAAAGAGTTCATTCCGCCTGCAGCAAGCAGAAGAATGTCTAAAACCGTAAAAATGAGTTCTGTAGCTTCACAATATGCTTTAAAGGAAGCCGGAATTGAAAATCCCGATGCGATTATCGTCGGAACCGGAATGGGCTGTTCTCAGGATTCTGAAAAATTTTTAAAAAATGTAATTGATAATCATGAAGAGTTTCTGACTCCGACCTATTTTATTCAATCTACACACAATACGGTTGCGGGGCAAATTGCTTTAGGCTTGCAATGCCATGCGTATAATTTCACGTATGTGAATACTTCCTCATCACTTGAATTTTCATTTTTAGATGCAAAATTACAGATTAATGACGGTGAAGCAGAAAACATTTTGGCAGGTTCTACAGATGAACAAACCGACCGAACAATGGAATTGTACAAATTAAACAAAACCATTAAAAAAGAAGAAAATCTTCCTGTTGATTATCTGAACTCAACAACAGATGGTGTCATTTGGGGAGAAGGCGCAAGTTTTTTTGTTTTAGGAAAAGATAAAACAGAAAGTTCTTATGCTCAGTTGAAAGATATTCAAATAAGCAGCAGATTAGATTTAGATGAAACTCAGCAATTTATTGAAGATTTTTTAGTTAAAAACAGATTAACTTCAAATGATATTGATGCTGTAATTTTAGGTTTCAGCGGAGATGCAAAATCTGATGTTTATTATACAAAATCAATGAATTTATTTGAAAACTCAGCGTTGTTGTATTACAAACATTTGAGTGGAGAATTCAATACAGCAAGTGGTTTTTCAACGTTTATGGCTTGTCATATTTTGAAAAATCAGGAGATTCCGGAAGTGATGATGATTAATTCAGTGAAGAAGGAGAAAGTGAAAAATATTTTGCTTTATAATCATCTTGGCGGAAATGATCATAGTTTGGTTTTGTTGGGGAGAGTATAA